A region of bacterium DNA encodes the following proteins:
- a CDS encoding winged helix-turn-helix transcriptional regulator, producing the protein MGEGDQKSKGKVIRMIARNPSVTITEIAAALDMSIPGIEKIVRSLKKGSRLCRIGLDKGGYWEVSEED; encoded by the coding sequence TTGGGCGAGGGTGATCAGAAAAGTAAGGGGAAAGTCATCAGGATGATTGCCAGGAATCCGTCTGTAACTATTACGGAAATAGCGGCCGCTCTTGATATGAGTATTCCCGGTATAGAAAAGATTGTCCGATCGTTAAAAAAGGGAAGCCGACTGTGCCGTATCGGTCTCGATAAAGGCGGGTATTGGGAAGTATCCGAAGAGGATTAA
- a CDS encoding DNA methyltransferase gives MNKRKKFNKKEPLHNCVKENLAVYSAPTSSVSSFLKKLNIDFKKSCNCKNSNLNCMTPKEWLKSQIGVWQFFYEKRDIRDKTVHPATFPISLSKKIISLFTHEGELVLDPFVGSGTTLVAANDLNRNAVGFDLQKKYIELCQQRLSQNLLFTNTKQIAIQADAMDISDYLNKETVSLIWTSPPYANLLNRERKNKSRRDRDNGQLGKVEQYSQDSRDLGIMEIEEYTRTMGDIYEKLLPLLRPKAHCVINVPDMWWENKRITIHINIVEELRKRGYELRNIIIWDRTNVVNAIGIFGWPSNYITMGVTFEYLLDFWRPA, from the coding sequence ATGAACAAAAGAAAGAAATTTAATAAAAAAGAACCATTACATAATTGTGTGAAAGAAAATCTCGCTGTTTATTCCGCTCCAACATCCTCTGTTTCATCATTTTTAAAAAAATTAAATATCGATTTTAAAAAATCTTGTAATTGCAAAAATAGCAATTTAAACTGCATGACACCAAAAGAATGGCTTAAAAGCCAAATTGGCGTTTGGCAATTTTTTTATGAAAAACGCGATATTCGAGATAAAACAGTTCATCCCGCAACATTTCCTATTTCACTCTCAAAAAAAATTATATCTTTGTTTACACATGAAGGAGAACTAGTATTAGACCCTTTTGTCGGCAGTGGAACAACTTTGGTTGCTGCAAACGATTTGAATAGAAATGCCGTGGGATTTGATTTACAAAAAAAATATATTGAACTTTGCCAGCAAAGGTTAAGCCAAAATTTATTATTTACAAATACAAAACAAATTGCGATCCAGGCTGACGCTATGGATATATCTGATTATCTGAATAAAGAGACAGTTTCTTTAATATGGACGTCGCCACCCTATGCAAATTTATTAAACAGAGAAAGGAAAAATAAATCCCGCAGAGACCGCGATAATGGACAATTAGGTAAAGTTGAACAATATTCACAAGACTCACGCGATTTAGGTATTATGGAAATAGAAGAATATACAAGAACAATGGGCGATATATATGAAAAGTTACTGCCCCTTTTACGTCCTAAAGCCCATTGTGTAATTAATGTTCCTGATATGTGGTGGGAGAACAAGAGAATTACCATACATATCAATATTGTAGAGGAATTACGAAAACGTGGTTATGAACTTAGAAACATTATTATTTGGGACAGAACAAATGTGGTAAACGCAATAGGTATTTTTGGGTGGCCGAGCAACTATATAACTATGGGTGTAACATTTGAATATTTATTGGATTTCTGGAGGCCAGCATAA
- a CDS encoding 4Fe-4S dicluster domain-containing protein yields MIFKTISKKDFNKFLEILIENNNFFAPQKIAKDKNKKPIYDLREIKNIGDIDFNYDIIKYPPRRFFLPYREVISSFKIENNTWEQNIGYETKVPRVLLGLHPCDINSLNKLDKVLLLGDYPSPYYAIRRKNTFIIGMDCEPKPFCFCRSVGTHTVQHGCDLFLIEIGDSYFMEIFSNIAFDFLKKVKTKDTTKADDDEYKRIRKLKTEKFSAKVDVTDLTKILDMEFQSDVWKEWGDRCLGCGSCARVCPTCYCYGIEEKIDLKFQNAGKLKILHACTLVDFAEVAGGFNFRPEKHIRLKYRYYHKHRGFVEAYEESLCVGCGRCGQACLAGITVPEVISSIRE; encoded by the coding sequence GTGATTTTTAAAACAATAAGCAAAAAAGATTTTAATAAATTTCTGGAAATTCTTATTGAAAATAATAATTTTTTTGCCCCTCAAAAAATAGCAAAGGACAAGAATAAGAAGCCTATCTATGACCTCAGGGAAATTAAAAATATCGGCGATATTGACTTCAACTATGATATTATAAAATATCCCCCAAGGCGTTTTTTTCTTCCCTACCGCGAAGTGATTTCGAGTTTTAAAATAGAGAATAATACCTGGGAGCAAAATATTGGTTATGAAACTAAAGTCCCGCGTGTCCTCCTGGGTCTGCATCCCTGCGATATTAATTCTTTAAATAAGCTGGATAAGGTTTTATTGCTCGGAGATTACCCTTCGCCTTATTATGCCATCAGGAGAAAAAATACTTTTATTATCGGCATGGATTGTGAACCGAAACCTTTTTGTTTTTGCCGTTCGGTTGGGACCCATACGGTCCAGCACGGCTGCGATTTGTTCCTGATAGAAATCGGGGACAGCTACTTTATGGAAATATTCAGCAATATAGCTTTCGATTTTTTAAAAAAAGTTAAAACAAAAGACACTACTAAAGCGGATGATGATGAATATAAAAGAATAAGAAAATTAAAAACAGAAAAATTTTCCGCAAAAGTGGATGTAACTGATTTAACTAAAATCCTTGATATGGAGTTTCAATCAGATGTCTGGAAAGAGTGGGGTGATAGATGTCTTGGCTGTGGAAGCTGCGCAAGGGTTTGTCCGACCTGTTATTGTTATGGAATCGAGGAGAAAATCGACTTAAAATTCCAGAACGCCGGGAAGCTGAAAATTTTGCATGCCTGTACCCTGGTTGATTTTGCCGAGGTTGCAGGAGGCTTTAATTTCAGGCCTGAAAAGCATATACGTCTGAAATACAGGTATTACCATAAACACCGCGGATTTGTTGAAGCTTATGAAGAATCATTATGTGTCGGATGCGGCAGGTGCGGCCAGGCATGTCTTGCGGGGATAACAGTGCCGGAGGTCATATCGTCGATTAGAGAATGA
- a CDS encoding Ni/Fe hydrogenase subunit alpha has protein sequence MHSEKDYLTRVEGHGTIDIKVKNGRIEKAEWQVVETPRFFEAMMVDKHFDEVSLIVSRICGICSIAHVTTSIRATERAFGVAVSEKTEIFRRILMNAETIQSHILHLYFLALPDFLKAGSIFPIIAKNRNAAEIALRLKKLANDMCDVVGGRNTHPMTMIVGGFTRFPSKENILILRKSLDNSVSDLIETSKIFMSFKIPVFERETEFVSLKGIKNYPWIGGELVSSDGVLKNENDYKSMTNEFMADWSTSKLAKLSRGSFAVGALARINNNFNLLHPKARKICDNFKLRPVCYNPFMNNIAQLAECFHVVYETIELLDKALDFDLSPEKVEVKPKKGKGVGAVEAPRGILYHCNEYNEKGRIVHSDFIIPTGQNHANIREDLNKLVKDYSKKGYPDKEIELLCQMLVRSYDPCISCSVH, from the coding sequence ATGCACAGTGAAAAAGACTATCTTACCAGGGTTGAAGGGCATGGCACCATTGACATAAAAGTAAAAAACGGCAGGATTGAAAAGGCTGAATGGCAGGTTGTGGAAACACCCAGGTTTTTTGAGGCGATGATGGTTGATAAACATTTTGATGAGGTTTCGCTTATTGTTTCGCGGATCTGCGGTATTTGCTCGATTGCCCATGTTACCACGAGTATCCGGGCTACCGAACGCGCGTTTGGTGTTGCCGTGAGCGAAAAAACCGAAATATTCAGACGCATTCTAATGAACGCAGAAACAATTCAAAGCCATATACTTCATCTTTATTTCCTGGCCCTGCCTGATTTTTTAAAAGCAGGCAGTATATTCCCAATAATCGCAAAAAACAGAAATGCGGCAGAAATAGCTTTAAGGTTAAAAAAACTGGCTAATGACATGTGTGATGTTGTCGGCGGGCGGAATACTCATCCAATGACTATGATTGTCGGCGGATTTACCAGGTTTCCTTCAAAAGAAAACATTCTGATTCTAAGAAAAAGTCTGGACAATTCTGTATCCGACTTGATTGAGACATCAAAAATATTTATGAGTTTTAAAATACCTGTTTTTGAAAGAGAAACGGAATTTGTCTCTTTAAAAGGCATAAAAAATTACCCTTGGATTGGCGGGGAATTAGTGTCTTCAGACGGCGTCTTAAAAAATGAGAATGATTATAAAAGTATGACAAATGAGTTCATGGCCGATTGGTCAACTTCCAAGCTTGCAAAATTAAGCCGCGGTTCTTTTGCCGTAGGGGCGCTTGCGAGGATTAATAATAATTTCAATCTGCTACACCCGAAGGCCAGGAAAATTTGTGATAATTTTAAACTCAGGCCGGTTTGCTATAATCCTTTTATGAACAATATCGCGCAATTAGCGGAATGCTTTCATGTTGTTTATGAAACAATCGAACTTCTTGATAAAGCGCTGGATTTTGATTTAAGTCCTGAAAAAGTCGAAGTAAAACCCAAAAAAGGGAAAGGGGTTGGCGCTGTTGAAGCTCCTCGCGGGATTTTGTATCATTGCAACGAATATAACGAGAAAGGGAGGATTGTCCATAGCGATTTTATAATTCCTACCGGGCAGAATCACGCGAATATACGGGAAGATTTAAATAAACTGGTCAAAGATTACTCAAAGAAGGGTTATCCGGATAAGGAGATTGAATTGTTGTGCCAGATGCTTGTGCGGTCGTATGACCCGTGTATATCGTGTTCAGTGCATTAA
- a CDS encoding NADH:ubiquinone oxidoreductase: MQYLGVDLVKPKAAFFDFSSCEGCQLQIANNESNLLDFISLMEVINFREILTGGKDDYEIAFIEGSITRDDEINRVKNIREKTKILVAFGTCACFGGINKLKNKFNDIEWVKKEVYGNYPVETNDKVLAIDEVVKVDFYIYGCPVNKPEVEAIVQSIALGREFRYLKHPVCFRCKEKQNICLYELGKICMGPLTRAGCGARCPSNGNSCIGCRGPAAEPNIEFMKKIMKKNGFTERQIRDKFELFSAFKWEK; encoded by the coding sequence ATGCAATATTTAGGCGTCGATTTAGTTAAACCAAAAGCGGCATTTTTTGATTTTTCCAGTTGTGAAGGATGCCAGCTTCAAATTGCCAATAACGAGAGCAATCTTTTGGATTTTATATCTTTAATGGAGGTAATTAATTTCCGTGAAATATTGACGGGGGGTAAAGATGATTATGAAATAGCATTCATTGAAGGAAGCATTACCCGTGATGATGAAATAAACAGGGTAAAGAATATAAGGGAAAAAACGAAAATTCTTGTCGCATTTGGCACCTGCGCGTGTTTTGGCGGCATAAATAAATTAAAAAATAAATTTAATGATATTGAATGGGTAAAAAAAGAGGTTTATGGCAACTATCCTGTAGAAACTAATGATAAGGTTTTGGCAATTGATGAGGTTGTAAAAGTTGATTTTTATATTTATGGATGTCCTGTTAATAAACCGGAAGTAGAAGCAATAGTCCAAAGCATCGCGCTTGGCAGGGAGTTTAGATATTTAAAACACCCCGTTTGTTTCAGATGCAAAGAAAAACAGAATATTTGTCTTTATGAACTTGGAAAAATCTGCATGGGGCCTCTTACTAGGGCGGGATGCGGGGCGAGGTGCCCGTCAAACGGCAATAGTTGTATAGGATGCCGGGGCCCGGCGGCCGAGCCGAATATAGAATTTATGAAAAAAATAATGAAGAAAAATGGATTTACTGAAAGGCAAATCAGGGACAAATTTGAGCTTTTCAGCGCTTTTAAATGGGAGAAATAA
- a CDS encoding TOPRIM nucleotidyl transferase/hydrolase domain-containing protein, whose amino-acid sequence MTIIGELIEYIEKYPKQDCHSKINLICIEEPEAFMHSQMQELFIKHINDAVSFLLDDSKKEINSQLIITTHSPHILNSKIHSGNSFDNISYITIADNFSNVVNLNDRNVMEEKVEADSGKDAETKKKVVQDLKFLKKHIKYKVSELFFSDAVIFVEGVTEETLLSYYIDRDESLSRYYISIFNINGAHGLVYHPLIKLLKVPNLIITDFDIKRTGAEKSSCSQVSDLKDKITTNKTIAKYNPSKEKIEGINGYFEDGNIKVVFQYEKTAGYFATSFEESFILTNYDNNILNKVLASIKPDTYNEIVGTPEDKNKLKDALYKFQSKLSKNKSDFSNELLYEIVICDDTGSIPKPPKYIADGLTWLKGALKKQVEGGGE is encoded by the coding sequence ATGACTATCATCGGTGAGTTGATTGAATATATCGAAAAATATCCGAAGCAAGACTGCCACAGCAAGATCAATCTTATTTGCATAGAAGAGCCCGAGGCTTTTATGCATTCGCAGATGCAGGAGCTGTTTATTAAACATATTAACGATGCGGTTTCTTTTTTGCTGGATGACAGCAAGAAGGAAATAAATAGCCAGCTCATAATAACCACTCATTCTCCCCATATCCTTAATAGCAAAATTCACAGTGGTAATTCTTTTGACAATATTAGTTATATTACGATCGCAGATAATTTTTCAAACGTGGTAAATCTAAATGACAGAAACGTGATGGAGGAAAAGGTAGAGGCGGATTCCGGCAAAGATGCCGAGACGAAGAAAAAGGTAGTTCAGGATTTGAAATTTCTTAAGAAGCACATTAAATATAAAGTTTCAGAGCTCTTTTTTTCCGATGCTGTTATTTTTGTTGAAGGCGTCACAGAGGAGACTCTTTTATCCTATTACATTGATCGGGACGAAAGTTTAAGCAGATATTATATTTCTATTTTCAACATCAATGGTGCCCATGGACTTGTTTATCACCCGCTGATAAAGCTTCTTAAAGTTCCTAATCTAATCATAACGGATTTTGATATAAAAAGAACTGGTGCCGAAAAATCCAGTTGTAGTCAGGTTTCTGACCTTAAGGACAAGATTACTACGAACAAGACTATCGCCAAATACAACCCCAGTAAAGAGAAGATAGAAGGAATCAATGGGTATTTCGAAGACGGCAACATAAAAGTCGTTTTTCAGTATGAAAAAACGGCAGGTTATTTCGCAACAAGTTTTGAAGAATCATTCATCCTGACAAACTATGATAACAATATTTTGAATAAAGTTTTGGCCAGCATTAAACCGGATACGTATAACGAAATCGTCGGTACGCCAGAAGATAAAAATAAGCTTAAAGACGCTTTATATAAGTTTCAGAGTAAACTTTCGAAAAATAAAAGTGATTTTTCAAATGAACTTTTATACGAAATTGTCATCTGTGATGATACGGGGTCGATTCCTAAGCCCCCGAAGTACATTGCCGATGGGTTGACGTGGCTCAAGGGCGCACTAAAAAAGCAGGTTGAAGGAGGCGGTGAATAA
- a CDS encoding MvaI/BcnI family restriction endonuclease — MKLFTKDELINAIRKLSNQGWHKSVKKTIDIRNDGAVGNTLEVLLGIEENNLPIPNAMEWELKGQRADSSSLMTLKHIEPSPRASKIVPQILLPNYGWRHEQAGKKYPDTEMSFRSTTYATGYTNRGFSIVIDKQENKLKFVFNSAYADKNNPMILKWLNGVEKKVGLGPLNPEPYWGLDDLKYEIGAKIKNCFYIIAERKIENRHEYFRFKDLYVMSGFDFNGFLRCFQEGLVYVDFDARTGHNHGTKFRIRQSAWKNLYNLVKKKL, encoded by the coding sequence ATGAAATTATTTACAAAAGATGAGCTTATAAATGCTATTAGAAAACTATCAAATCAAGGTTGGCACAAAAGCGTTAAGAAAACAATAGACATCAGGAATGACGGAGCAGTTGGAAATACTCTTGAAGTTTTGCTCGGGATAGAAGAAAATAATTTACCAATACCTAACGCAATGGAATGGGAGTTAAAAGGACAAAGAGCGGACAGCTCATCTTTAATGACTTTGAAGCATATAGAACCATCTCCTAGAGCATCAAAAATAGTTCCGCAAATTTTATTGCCGAATTATGGTTGGAGACATGAACAAGCCGGAAAAAAATATCCAGATACCGAAATGAGTTTTCGTTCAACAACTTATGCTACCGGATATACCAATAGAGGTTTTAGTATAGTTATTGATAAGCAAGAAAATAAATTGAAATTTGTATTTAATTCTGCATATGCCGATAAGAACAATCCTATGATTTTAAAGTGGCTTAATGGAGTCGAAAAAAAAGTAGGATTAGGCCCGCTAAATCCAGAACCTTATTGGGGGTTGGATGATTTAAAATATGAAATAGGAGCAAAAATTAAAAATTGTTTTTATATAATAGCGGAAAGAAAAATAGAAAATCGTCATGAATATTTTAGATTTAAAGATTTATATGTTATGTCGGGATTTGATTTTAACGGTTTTCTTAGATGTTTTCAAGAAGGATTGGTATACGTTGATTTTGATGCGAGAACCGGACATAATCATGGAACAAAATTTAGAATTCGACAAAGCGCTTGGAAAAACTTATACAATTTAGTTAAAAAAAAATTATAA
- a CDS encoding AAA family ATPase, translated as MHLKSLKITNFRKFGSENNTVEFVGSKDIYSKSPINIAPSTTLIVGKNNSGKTTITKALNKFLGKGGAFHANDFNFIYLNSLLDEYKSGRFEKIPTIEFEVAVSINFDSDCDLVTNVAPFMNIENVQASEKERVFRVLLKYEVKEKGAVRAWLFKFNDYHR; from the coding sequence ATGCATCTCAAAAGTCTAAAGATAACCAATTTTCGAAAATTTGGGAGTGAAAACAACACTGTCGAATTTGTGGGATCCAAGGATATTTACTCAAAATCCCCCATTAACATTGCGCCTTCGACCACGCTCATTGTTGGCAAAAATAATTCAGGAAAAACAACTATTACTAAAGCATTGAATAAATTTCTGGGTAAAGGGGGCGCGTTTCATGCTAACGATTTTAATTTTATCTATTTAAATAGTCTGCTTGATGAATACAAGAGCGGTAGGTTTGAAAAAATACCTACGATAGAATTCGAGGTGGCTGTCAGCATTAATTTTGACAGCGACTGTGATTTAGTAACAAACGTTGCGCCTTTTATGAATATTGAAAATGTTCAAGCTTCTGAAAAAGAGAGGGTTTTTCGGGTGCTGTTGAAGTATGAAGTGAAAGAAAAAGGGGCAGTTCGGGCTTGGCTATTCAAATTTAATGACTATCATCGGTGA
- a CDS encoding UvrD-helicase domain-containing protein, translating to MANFKKTISVIYRIENYKECLEKISDGHRKYGEVKYDDRYNFDVLHKMIISHDTLLEYALKMFKIYDLLKRVILDTYPYILIDEYQDTNRSVVEIMKLIEDHAKTVKRKIFIGYFGDSAQNIYEDGVGGDLTSVHPGLKVINKQFNRRSHSEVIDVINRIRNDDIKQKSIYDDCTGGSVEFYTGSGEVKNIFIEEYRKKFGVDSGNKLHCLVLLNKFVAEFNGFPDVYNAFSDAPYYKINYDRLNNELLSNDLSKLGDIPHLFYRILKFISDLNNPNTAIAHVVDKKIYSRMTFSKMRELVVLMKSIGGASLGEYVNDIFDKYKNSGNNYYKQVIQKLFELERYSYHDFTNYLLDELFLNIGSGRLNDFKVSLTDELSVADFLKETDFDLFKQKLEQFLNGEFFSYSDLNEVNAFKQRLDNFLGEQKGFGIDLKDIDSLKKRIDRLFEDEILSIIDMDEVETAKTKLDTLLSIKLAQWTLWFEFINDDRKSDVVYHTYHGTKGAEFDNVIIVMENDFGRLNKDKFSSFFKNLNNPPISDETEMLKFNNTRNLLYVSCSRAIKNLRILYLNDISGFKEGIEAVFGKTIPYVPS from the coding sequence GTGGCAAATTTTAAGAAAACTATAAGTGTTATTTACAGGATTGAAAATTATAAAGAATGTCTTGAGAAAATCAGTGACGGTCATCGGAAATATGGAGAAGTTAAATATGACGACCGATATAATTTCGACGTTCTGCACAAGATGATAATAAGCCACGATACACTACTTGAGTACGCGCTAAAGATGTTTAAAATTTATGATTTGCTTAAAAGAGTTATTCTGGACACATATCCGTATATCCTGATAGATGAGTATCAGGATACGAATAGGAGTGTCGTCGAAATAATGAAGCTTATTGAAGATCATGCGAAAACTGTTAAGAGGAAGATCTTCATCGGGTATTTCGGCGATTCTGCACAGAATATATACGAAGATGGCGTCGGAGGAGATTTGACTTCGGTTCATCCGGGGTTGAAGGTTATCAATAAGCAGTTTAATCGCAGGTCGCATTCGGAAGTAATTGATGTTATCAACAGAATCAGGAACGATGATATTAAACAAAAGTCAATCTATGATGACTGCACCGGCGGGTCTGTTGAATTTTACACAGGGTCAGGAGAGGTTAAAAACATCTTTATTGAAGAATATCGAAAGAAATTTGGCGTTGACTCCGGAAACAAACTTCATTGTTTAGTTTTGTTGAATAAGTTCGTCGCCGAATTTAACGGTTTCCCAGATGTTTACAATGCTTTTTCAGATGCGCCGTATTATAAAATAAATTATGACAGGCTTAATAACGAATTGCTCAGCAATGACCTGTCGAAACTTGGAGATATTCCGCACCTTTTTTATCGGATTCTTAAGTTTATCAGCGATCTTAACAATCCGAATACCGCTATAGCTCACGTAGTTGATAAAAAAATTTATTCGAGAATGACATTTTCCAAGATGAGAGAACTTGTTGTTTTAATGAAAAGTATCGGCGGAGCGTCTTTGGGAGAATATGTTAATGACATCTTCGATAAGTACAAAAATTCGGGGAATAATTATTATAAACAAGTCATTCAGAAACTTTTTGAACTTGAACGTTACTCGTATCATGACTTTACGAATTACCTCCTTGACGAATTATTTCTCAACATTGGAAGTGGGAGATTGAATGATTTCAAGGTAAGCCTTACAGATGAATTGTCAGTGGCCGATTTCTTAAAAGAAACAGATTTCGATTTATTCAAACAAAAATTGGAACAATTTCTTAATGGTGAATTCTTTTCTTATTCGGATCTGAACGAAGTCAATGCTTTTAAACAAAGACTGGACAATTTTCTTGGTGAACAGAAAGGATTTGGCATCGATCTGAAAGACATCGATTCGCTTAAGAAAAGAATCGACAGATTATTTGAAGATGAAATATTATCCATTATCGATATGGATGAAGTCGAGACCGCAAAAACAAAACTGGATACCCTTTTAAGTATAAAACTTGCGCAGTGGACACTGTGGTTCGAGTTTATAAACGATGATCGAAAATCAGATGTCGTGTATCATACTTATCATGGGACAAAGGGAGCTGAATTTGATAACGTAATTATTGTTATGGAGAATGATTTTGGCCGGTTGAATAAAGATAAATTTTCGTCTTTTTTCAAGAATTTGAATAATCCTCCGATTTCTGATGAAACGGAAATGTTAAAATTTAACAACACAAGGAATCTGCTTTATGTTTCTTGTTCACGAGCTATAAAAAATCTACGAATTTTGTATTTAAATGACATTTCAGGCTTTAAAGAAGGCATAGAGGCCGTCTTCGGTAAAACCATTCCATATGTACCGTCTTAA
- a CDS encoding FAD/NAD(P)-binding protein, whose translation MEYSLKYQDVLSESKKIKPGGRLNRKTDLGNFEKTFKSEITGVIELTPLEKLFQVQIINHDERERFSFKPGQFLMLEVPGFGEIPISISSSPSRRGVVELCIRKSGRVTNFLHKMQRGSHVGIKGPFGTCFPMEKFVNENVLLIAGGLGLAPLRSAIYYVEENRNMFKDISIMYGTNVPGQMLFTYQYETWKKIDGIKLFTIVQNPDKKWEGKVGLITDLFEEITIDASNTHAIVCGPPVMFKFVCNKLNDIGIPMEKMFVSLERRMHCGMGKCCRCNVGSTYTCLSGPVFDYWTVMNLKEAI comes from the coding sequence GTGGAATATTCATTGAAGTACCAGGATGTATTAAGCGAGAGTAAAAAAATAAAGCCCGGGGGGCGGCTGAACCGTAAAACAGATCTTGGAAATTTTGAGAAAACTTTCAAATCCGAAATAACCGGCGTGATTGAGCTTACACCATTGGAGAAGCTATTTCAGGTCCAAATTATCAACCATGATGAAAGGGAACGGTTTTCTTTTAAACCCGGGCAGTTTCTGATGCTCGAGGTCCCCGGCTTCGGGGAAATTCCCATTTCAATATCCTCATCTCCCTCACGCCGCGGTGTGGTTGAGCTTTGTATACGCAAAAGCGGGCGTGTTACCAATTTCCTGCACAAAATGCAGAGAGGTTCGCATGTCGGCATTAAAGGCCCTTTCGGGACGTGTTTCCCCATGGAAAAGTTTGTAAACGAAAATGTGCTTCTTATTGCCGGCGGTCTGGGGCTTGCTCCCTTGCGGTCAGCGATTTACTATGTTGAAGAAAACCGCAACATGTTTAAAGATATTTCTATCATGTATGGAACAAATGTTCCCGGCCAGATGCTTTTTACATATCAATATGAGACATGGAAAAAGATTGACGGCATAAAACTTTTTACAATTGTGCAGAATCCCGATAAAAAGTGGGAAGGAAAGGTTGGGCTTATTACCGACCTGTTTGAGGAAATAACAATTGATGCGTCCAATACTCATGCCATTGTCTGCGGCCCTCCGGTAATGTTTAAATTTGTTTGTAATAAACTTAATGATATTGGCATACCTATGGAAAAGATGTTTGTTTCACTGGAAAGGAGAATGCATTGCGGAATGGGAAAATGCTGCCGCTGTAATGTAGGCTCGACGTATACCTGTTTGTCCGGACCTGTTTTTGATTATTGGACAGTCATGAATTTGAAAGAGGCGATATAA